ATCTCTTCATTGCTGCCGGGTTCCTGTCCTCCGAAATTATTGGCGGGGAAACCAACGATCACCAGTTTGTCTTTATGCGCTTCGTACAGGCTTTCCAGTTCTGCATATTGCTTCGTGTAGCCGCATTTGCTGGCCGTGTTCACGATCAGGATCTTCTTTCCCTTGTATTGGGAAAAATCGATGGTGCCGCCGGAAAGACCGGGAACCTTGAAATCATAAATTCCCATGGCGGCCGTAAGCATCAGTGAAAGCAATAACAGACGTATCATAAATTATTTGTTTTGAAATGATGTATTGTAATACAAGAATTGTACTAAAAAGGTTGCCGGTTTATTGTTTTTCATAACAACCGAGATCGG
This portion of the Pseudobacter ginsenosidimutans genome encodes:
- a CDS encoding glutathione peroxidase, yielding MIRLLLLSLMLTAAMGIYDFKVPGLSGGTIDFSQYKGKKILIVNTASKCGYTKQYAELESLYEAHKDKLVIVGFPANNFGGQEPGSNEEIQEFCQKNYGVSFPMAEKISVKGEDIHPLYKYLLEEAKKLGIEDPVKWNFTKFLVDENGKLITVFPSKVKPTDPELMKYLN